In the Kaistella sp. 97-N-M2 genome, one interval contains:
- a CDS encoding four helix bundle protein, giving the protein MSFKQDNLIQIKTFEFALEIIRFYLECKAQNEYVLSKQILRSGTSIGANVEEAIAAQSKKDFISKLSIANKDARETKYWLRLYHSSNLVEINMESYLKEIETIINILTKIIKTSSENL; this is encoded by the coding sequence ATGAGTTTCAAACAAGACAACTTGATACAAATTAAAACATTTGAATTTGCTCTTGAGATTATTAGATTTTATCTCGAATGCAAAGCTCAAAATGAGTATGTTTTATCAAAGCAAATTCTTCGTTCCGGAACCTCGATAGGAGCAAACGTTGAAGAAGCAATTGCTGCTCAGTCAAAAAAAGATTTCATTTCAAAACTATCAATTGCAAATAAAGATGCAAGGGAAACGAAGTATTGGTTGCGACTTTATCATTCTTCAAATCTCGTTGAAATTAATATGGAATCTTATTTAAAGGAAATCGAAACCATCATCAATATCTTAACTAAAATCATTAAAACCTCATCTGAAAATTTATAA
- a CDS encoding acyl-CoA dehydrogenase family protein, with the protein MSDTLKGGEFIIKDIPAAELFSLEELSDEQKMLRESLTEFMDREVIPKKDRFESKDYALTEETMRKLGELGTLGIAVPEVYGGLGMGFVSTMLTCDVVSGANGSLATAYGAHTGIGTLPILLYGTEEQKQKYLPALATGEKFGAYCLTEPDAGSDANSGKTRAKLTEDGKHYIINGQKMWISNAGFADTFTLFARIEDDKNITGFVINRSELEDPNSMTFGEEEHKLGIRSSSTRQVFFNDMKIPVENLLGERNNGFKIALNALNAGRIKLAAANIDGQRRITGLAINYANERKQFGVSISTFGAIRKKIAEMATGIFVSEAGAYRAAKNVEDKIEEFVAAGSTHEEAELKALEEYAVECSILKVYVSDLTQHIADEGIQIYGGMGFSEDAPMEAAWRDARIGRIYEGTNEINRLLAVGMLIKKTMKGELDLLKPAMAIGKELMGIPSFEVPDYSEYMSEEKAILHNLKKVFLMVAGAALQKYMMEIEKQQHLLLNASEILNQIYMAESAVLRAEKHFSADSVEAAMAQLNLYKAVEAITAAAKEGIVSFAEGDEQRMMLSGLRRFTKYTNMPNVVAITEKVAAHFVEKGSY; encoded by the coding sequence ATGAGCGATACTTTAAAAGGCGGCGAATTCATCATCAAAGATATTCCTGCAGCAGAATTATTCAGTCTGGAAGAACTTTCCGACGAGCAGAAAATGCTTCGCGAATCTTTAACCGAATTTATGGACCGCGAGGTAATCCCGAAGAAAGACCGTTTCGAAAGTAAAGATTACGCTTTAACGGAAGAAACAATGCGAAAGTTAGGCGAACTCGGAACCTTGGGAATCGCCGTTCCGGAAGTTTATGGAGGTCTTGGAATGGGCTTTGTCAGCACCATGTTAACCTGCGACGTTGTTTCCGGCGCAAACGGTTCGTTGGCAACGGCGTACGGCGCGCATACGGGAATCGGCACGCTTCCGATTCTTCTTTATGGCACGGAAGAGCAAAAACAAAAATACCTTCCCGCTTTAGCGACGGGTGAAAAATTCGGCGCCTATTGCCTGACAGAACCTGATGCAGGCTCCGATGCGAACTCCGGGAAAACGCGCGCGAAACTGACGGAAGACGGAAAACATTACATCATCAACGGCCAAAAAATGTGGATCTCTAATGCCGGATTTGCCGATACCTTCACTTTATTCGCCCGTATTGAAGATGATAAAAATATCACCGGATTCGTGATCAACCGGTCGGAACTGGAAGATCCAAACAGCATGACGTTCGGTGAAGAAGAGCACAAACTCGGAATCCGCTCCTCCTCTACGCGTCAGGTTTTCTTTAACGATATGAAAATTCCGGTGGAGAATCTTTTAGGCGAAAGAAACAACGGTTTCAAGATCGCTTTGAATGCTCTGAACGCCGGCAGAATTAAATTAGCCGCCGCAAACATCGACGGACAGAGAAGAATTACAGGTTTAGCCATTAATTATGCGAACGAAAGAAAACAGTTCGGCGTTTCAATTTCTACGTTCGGTGCCATCCGTAAGAAAATCGCAGAAATGGCCACCGGAATTTTCGTTTCTGAAGCCGGAGCGTACAGAGCCGCGAAAAATGTTGAAGATAAAATTGAAGAATTCGTAGCCGCAGGTTCCACGCACGAAGAAGCAGAATTGAAAGCGCTGGAAGAATACGCGGTGGAATGTTCTATTCTTAAAGTATATGTTTCCGACCTAACGCAGCACATCGCCGATGAAGGAATTCAGATTTACGGCGGAATGGGATTCTCCGAAGACGCACCCATGGAAGCCGCCTGGAGAGACGCGCGTATCGGCAGAATCTACGAAGGAACCAACGAAATTAACCGTTTGTTGGCCGTAGGAATGCTCATCAAAAAAACCATGAAAGGCGAATTGGATCTCTTGAAACCAGCCATGGCAATAGGAAAAGAACTGATGGGAATTCCTTCTTTTGAAGTTCCGGATTATTCAGAATATATGTCTGAAGAAAAAGCCATTCTTCACAACCTGAAAAAAGTATTTTTAATGGTTGCGGGAGCAGCACTTCAGAAATACATGATGGAGATCGAAAAACAGCAGCATCTTTTATTGAATGCCTCGGAAATTCTGAACCAGATTTATATGGCAGAATCGGCAGTGTTAAGAGCTGAAAAACACTTCTCTGCAGATTCCGTCGAAGCAGCCATGGCGCAGTTAAACCTTTACAAAGCCGTGGAAGCCATTACCGCTGCCGCGAAAGAAGGCATTGTTTCTTTTGCCGAGGGTGACGAACAGCGCATGATGCTTTCTGGTTTGCGACGTTTTACAAAATACACCAATATGCCAAATGTAGTGGCGATCACCGAAAAGGTAGCCGCACATTTTGTGGAAAAAGGATCTTACTAG
- a CDS encoding acetyl-CoA C-acyltransferase gives MSKQAYIIKGFRTAVGKAPKGSLRFTRPDVLAATVIEKLMAAVPQLDKNRIDDLIVGNAMPEAEQGLNVARLISLMGLNTDQVPGVTVNRYCASGSEAIAIASAKIQAGMADCIIAGGTESMSYIPMGGYKPVPESDMAKSNPDYYWGMGYTAEEVANQYKISREEQDQFSFESHQKALKANETGRFKDQIVPIPVEYNYLDENQKMQTKKFDFAQDEGPRKDTSLEGLAKLRPVFANGGTVTAGNSSQMSDGAAFVIVMSEEMVKELGLEPEARLVAYAAAGLEPRIMGMGPLYAVPKALKQAGLELKDIDLIELNEAFASQSVALKKELNLNPDILNVNGGAIALGHPLGCTGTKLTVQLLDEMRKRGNMKYGMVTMCVGTGQGAASIFELL, from the coding sequence ATGTCAAAACAAGCATATATAATTAAAGGGTTCAGAACCGCAGTCGGAAAGGCACCAAAAGGAAGTTTGAGATTTACCAGACCCGACGTCTTGGCAGCAACCGTTATCGAAAAATTGATGGCGGCTGTTCCACAACTCGATAAAAACAGAATCGACGATCTCATCGTTGGAAACGCAATGCCGGAAGCCGAACAAGGCTTGAACGTCGCGCGTTTAATTTCTTTAATGGGATTAAACACCGATCAGGTTCCGGGCGTAACGGTCAACAGATATTGCGCCTCCGGATCTGAAGCGATCGCAATCGCATCAGCAAAAATTCAGGCGGGCATGGCTGACTGCATCATCGCAGGTGGAACAGAATCGATGTCTTATATTCCGATGGGTGGTTATAAACCTGTACCGGAAAGCGACATGGCAAAATCCAATCCAGATTATTATTGGGGAATGGGCTACACCGCAGAAGAAGTGGCGAATCAGTATAAAATCTCACGGGAAGAACAGGATCAGTTTTCATTTGAATCACATCAGAAAGCTTTAAAAGCCAATGAAACAGGAAGATTTAAAGATCAGATCGTTCCTATTCCGGTTGAATACAATTATCTGGATGAAAACCAGAAAATGCAGACCAAAAAGTTCGACTTTGCTCAGGACGAAGGTCCGAGAAAAGACACGAGTCTGGAAGGTTTGGCAAAATTACGTCCTGTCTTTGCCAATGGCGGAACGGTAACGGCTGGAAATTCATCTCAAATGAGCGACGGTGCAGCTTTCGTGATTGTCATGTCGGAAGAAATGGTGAAGGAATTAGGACTGGAACCAGAAGCAAGATTAGTTGCCTACGCAGCGGCAGGTTTAGAACCAAGAATTATGGGAATGGGTCCCTTATACGCAGTTCCAAAAGCTTTGAAACAAGCAGGTTTAGAATTAAAAGACATTGATTTAATTGAACTGAATGAAGCCTTCGCTTCCCAATCAGTGGCGTTGAAAAAAGAATTGAATCTTAATCCAGACATATTAAATGTTAATGGTGGCGCAATCGCACTCGGACACCCACTCGGTTGTACGGGAACCAAATTAACCGTTCAACTCCTGGACGAAATGCGCAAACGCGGCAACATGAAATACGGAATGGTCACGATGTGCGTGGGAACGGGACAGGGCGCGGCTTCGATCTTTGAACTTTTATAA
- a CDS encoding NAD-dependent succinate-semialdehyde dehydrogenase, which yields MSNTTKSSSIKSVNPFNNEVVKEFEAMSKEQVSSIIDKADEAFKKWKHSSMEERSTIMHKVASLMRDKKEELGKLATLEMGKVLAQAIGEVKICSAIFDYYADNAAEFLADKPLKVPHGEAFLSYEPIGVILSVQPWNFPFYQITRSAAAHITAGNTMVLKHASNVPQCAQMMEDIFREAGLPDGVYTNLFVSGKDIEPIVANPKIKAVTLTGSEPAGASIATAAAKVVKKSTLELGGSDPFIVLEDADVALAAKTAVQGRMANGGQVCTSPKRMIVAASIYDEFLSKTKEAFEQIKVGNPMDADTTLGPLSSEKAAEDVLAQIQKAAEQGANIALGGKRMDRPGAFLEPTLVTDITQEMDMYVEEVFGPVMMLYKYETLEEALEIANATPFGLGGTVFGTDTKKAVEVARKVDSGMVYINHATSVAPQLPFGGTKHSGYGREHAIEGLLEFVNIKMIRTTSPDKPF from the coding sequence ATGAGCAATACAACCAAATCATCTTCAATAAAAAGCGTTAATCCTTTTAATAATGAAGTAGTAAAAGAATTTGAAGCCATGTCGAAAGAACAGGTTTCCTCAATCATCGATAAAGCAGACGAAGCCTTTAAAAAATGGAAACATTCTTCCATGGAAGAACGTTCGACAATTATGCATAAAGTGGCTTCGCTTATGCGCGACAAAAAAGAAGAACTTGGCAAATTAGCCACGCTGGAAATGGGCAAAGTTTTAGCCCAGGCCATTGGCGAAGTGAAAATATGTTCCGCCATCTTCGATTATTATGCAGACAACGCCGCGGAATTCCTTGCGGATAAACCCCTAAAAGTTCCACACGGCGAAGCTTTCTTAAGTTACGAACCGATTGGCGTTATTTTAAGCGTTCAACCCTGGAATTTTCCCTTTTACCAGATCACACGATCTGCGGCCGCACACATCACGGCAGGAAATACGATGGTTTTAAAACATGCTTCGAATGTGCCGCAGTGCGCCCAGATGATGGAAGATATTTTCAGGGAAGCCGGTTTGCCGGACGGTGTTTATACGAATTTATTTGTTTCCGGAAAAGATATCGAACCGATTGTTGCGAATCCTAAAATTAAAGCCGTAACGTTAACCGGAAGTGAGCCTGCTGGCGCAAGTATCGCCACAGCTGCTGCGAAAGTCGTAAAGAAATCGACATTGGAACTGGGCGGAAGCGATCCTTTTATCGTTTTGGAAGATGCTGATGTTGCCTTAGCAGCGAAAACGGCCGTACAAGGCAGAATGGCCAATGGAGGCCAGGTCTGTACCTCGCCGAAAAGAATGATCGTCGCAGCCAGCATTTACGATGAATTTTTATCGAAAACCAAAGAAGCCTTCGAGCAGATTAAAGTAGGAAATCCAATGGATGCTGATACCACTTTAGGTCCGTTGAGTTCGGAGAAAGCGGCGGAAGATGTTTTGGCACAGATTCAGAAAGCTGCGGAACAGGGCGCGAATATCGCCTTAGGCGGAAAAAGAATGGACAGACCCGGCGCTTTTTTGGAGCCGACTTTGGTTACGGATATTACGCAGGAAATGGATATGTATGTTGAGGAAGTTTTCGGCCCCGTGATGATGCTGTACAAATACGAAACCCTTGAAGAAGCCTTGGAAATCGCCAATGCTACACCTTTTGGTTTGGGTGGAACCGTTTTCGGAACCGACACCAAAAAAGCTGTCGAGGTGGCCAGAAAAGTAGATTCCGGAATGGTTTACATCAACCACGCAACCAGCGTTGCGCCGCAATTGCCCTTTGGTGGTACCAAACATTCGGGTTACGGACGCGAACATGCAATTGAAGGACTGCTCGAGTTTGTCAATATTAAAATGATCCGCACTACATCACCCGATAAACCTTTTTAG
- a CDS encoding TlpA disulfide reductase family protein: MKKVSNIIFIVLILSMIFVPEVKATMQQGLMKLGFFSPDLKESTLSLNLPNSTKSEKTEDYKLNLVDQKGNKTSLEDMKGKVVFINFWATWCGPCIAEMPSIEKLRNKYKDNSQVVFVILEVEGNKAKATKFMESRKLNLPVYYPDSEIPTEFFEGRLPTTVILDKAGNIAHITEGMTDYSGQDVVDFMDKLIAMHP; this comes from the coding sequence ATGAAAAAAGTTTCAAATATCATCTTTATTGTCTTAATCCTCTCCATGATTTTCGTGCCGGAAGTGAAAGCCACCATGCAGCAAGGTTTAATGAAATTAGGGTTTTTCAGCCCTGATTTAAAGGAAAGCACACTTTCTCTAAACCTTCCAAATTCAACCAAATCTGAAAAAACTGAAGATTATAAATTGAATCTTGTCGACCAGAAAGGAAACAAAACTTCTCTGGAAGATATGAAAGGAAAAGTGGTCTTCATTAATTTCTGGGCAACCTGGTGCGGGCCGTGCATCGCAGAAATGCCCTCTATCGAAAAGCTGCGGAATAAATATAAAGATAATTCGCAGGTCGTTTTTGTGATCCTGGAAGTGGAAGGCAATAAAGCGAAAGCGACAAAATTTATGGAAAGCCGCAAACTGAATTTACCGGTTTATTATCCGGACAGCGAAATCCCCACCGAATTTTTCGAAGGAAGATTACCCACAACCGTGATCTTGGATAAAGCGGGAAACATCGCCCATATTACGGAAGGAATGACAGATTATTCCGGACAGGATGTGGTCGATTTTATGGATAAATTAATCGCGATGCATCCTTAA
- the tnpA gene encoding IS200/IS605 family transposase — protein sequence MANTYTQIYIQIVFAVKGRQNLIAKENREELHKFITGIVSNRGQKLFAVFAMPDHVHILVSIGPTIALSDLVRDIKAGSSKFINDKKWMTEKFSWQEGYGAFSYSKSGVDSVVKYILNQEEHHKNKSFKNEYLDFLEKFEIEYDSKYLFNWIED from the coding sequence ATGGCAAACACCTACACCCAAATTTATATTCAGATCGTTTTCGCGGTGAAAGGAAGACAAAACCTTATTGCAAAAGAGAACAGAGAAGAATTACATAAATTTATTACGGGGATCGTGTCAAACAGAGGTCAGAAATTATTTGCTGTTTTTGCAATGCCCGACCACGTTCATATCTTGGTTAGTATCGGTCCAACCATTGCACTTTCAGATTTGGTGAGAGACATAAAAGCGGGTTCTTCAAAATTCATTAATGATAAAAAATGGATGACCGAAAAATTCAGTTGGCAGGAAGGATATGGAGCGTTCTCTTATTCTAAAAGCGGTGTTGATTCCGTTGTGAAATATATTTTAAACCAAGAAGAGCATCACAAAAACAAGTCTTTTAAAAACGAATATTTGGATTTCCTGGAAAAGTTTGAAATTGAATACGATTCAAAATATTTGTTTAACTGGATTGAAGATTAA